In Agromyces archimandritae, one genomic interval encodes:
- a CDS encoding response regulator — MIRVALVDDQALFRAGVRMLVESQPDLEFAGEAGDGQEAIGLAVRGRPDVMLMDVRMPVRDGIQATEAILADAAAAGRTPPRILVLTTFDLDENAARAIRAGASGFVLKDADPEFLLAAIRTVHRGNAVIAANATRELIAHASRGSGRAPAPASWADLTPREREIFRLAARGLSNGEIAATEFLSEATVKTHVSRILAKLGLRDRVQLVVFAYEHELPAAD, encoded by the coding sequence ATGATCCGCGTCGCCCTCGTCGACGACCAGGCGCTCTTCCGCGCCGGTGTCCGCATGCTCGTCGAGTCGCAGCCCGACCTCGAGTTCGCCGGTGAGGCCGGCGACGGTCAGGAGGCGATCGGCCTGGCCGTACGCGGCCGGCCCGACGTCATGCTCATGGACGTGCGGATGCCGGTGCGCGACGGCATCCAGGCGACCGAGGCGATCCTGGCGGACGCCGCCGCAGCCGGCCGGACCCCGCCGCGGATCCTCGTGCTCACGACCTTCGACCTGGACGAGAACGCGGCGCGCGCGATCCGCGCCGGCGCGAGCGGTTTCGTGCTGAAGGACGCCGACCCCGAGTTCCTGCTCGCCGCGATCCGCACCGTGCACCGCGGCAACGCGGTCATCGCCGCGAACGCGACGCGCGAGCTCATCGCGCACGCCTCGCGCGGCTCGGGCCGGGCACCCGCGCCGGCATCGTGGGCGGATCTCACGCCCCGCGAGCGCGAGATCTTCCGCCTCGCGGCGCGCGGTCTCTCCAACGGCGAGATCGCCGCCACCGAGTTCCTGAGCGAAGCGACCGTGAAGACGCATGTGAGCCGCATCCTCGCCAAGCTCGGGCTCCGCGACCGTGTGCAGCTCGTCGTCTTCGCCTACGAGCACGAGCTGCCGGCCGCCGACTGA